The following coding sequences are from one Bacillota bacterium window:
- a CDS encoding branched-chain amino acid ABC transporter permease, whose amino-acid sequence MSIVIQQLINGLALGCAYGLIALGYSFIWNAVGLVNLAQGSFVMVGAFVFGVTFTNVMKLPFLLAFVSLIVVMAAFGMVCEWLFYRPLKRAHIRTVLVSLVALGMLLGNLALIVWGPYPQGTVGPFGQGLMKLSSVSIPYQSIFIIVVTLLLLGVQTYLFKRTTLGKVLRAVAQDKDTASLMGIDADLAVSMTFAYSSILGGIAGMMIAPIFVIAPSLSALGFKGFGACIVGSFGELAGAFAGGLILGVCEIFGASYISSLYKEAIVYIVIIGFLLFRPEGLFGKRREQSGL is encoded by the coding sequence ATGAGTATTGTCATACAGCAGCTTATAAACGGCCTCGCGCTTGGCTGTGCCTATGGGCTCATAGCCCTGGGGTACAGCTTCATCTGGAACGCGGTTGGTCTCGTCAACCTGGCCCAGGGCAGCTTCGTCATGGTCGGCGCGTTCGTTTTCGGCGTGACCTTCACAAACGTCATGAAGCTACCCTTCCTGCTTGCCTTCGTCAGCTTGATCGTGGTCATGGCCGCCTTTGGAATGGTGTGCGAGTGGCTCTTCTACCGGCCTCTCAAGCGTGCGCACATACGGACGGTCCTTGTGAGTCTGGTCGCCCTGGGCATGCTCCTCGGGAACCTGGCACTCATTGTGTGGGGGCCGTACCCCCAGGGGACCGTCGGCCCGTTCGGGCAGGGGCTGATGAAGCTGAGCTCCGTGTCAATACCTTATCAGAGCATTTTCATCATTGTGGTTACCCTGCTCCTCCTGGGAGTGCAGACATATCTGTTCAAGCGGACCACTCTGGGAAAGGTGCTTAGGGCAGTCGCGCAGGACAAGGACACGGCATCACTCATGGGCATCGACGCCGATCTCGCGGTCTCCATGACCTTCGCCTACAGCTCAATCTTGGGTGGAATAGCTGGCATGATGATTGCCCCGATTTTCGTGATCGCTCCAAGCCTCTCCGCCCTGGGGTTCAAAGGGTTCGGCGCCTGCATAGTGGGGTCTTTTGGAGAACTGGCCGGGGCCTTTGCGGGAGGTTTGATCCTCGGAGTCTGCGAGATTTTCGGAGCGAGCTACATCTCTTCGCTCTACAAGGAAGCCATTGTATATATCGTGATAATTGGTTTCCTCCTCTTTCGCCCCGAAGGACTCTTCGGCAAGCGAAGAGAGCAGAGCGGCCTTTAA
- a CDS encoding ABC transporter substrate-binding protein: MKKLVVASVLAMLLLAMSAGGGARAPKVFKIGGLASLQSGYGQSMVSGAGLAIEEINAAGGVNGVTFQIDWQDTEGNAAIGRTAAQKLIFGSKVDALLGCHASTVVLGIEGMVRDAKILEIAMGSATRLTELGNPWIVRVREPDQLTSSVLANYMVDVKGYNKIAVFFMSEQYGVGGKDNLVAALKAKGITPVATVAHNPQDKDFSSQLLNIKRSGAQAMAIFSGLPDLGILVRQARQLCPEVEIFMSSVGATKPFMDVAGPAADGTYAVVTFTEDNPDPKVQQFIANHKKKYGVPPYDFFDPLAYDAVYMLAEAIRIAGSTDHAKVRDAFMTIKGFKGATGLTYDVAPNGETVQELLLVKINNGKHEVIQRVRG; encoded by the coding sequence TTGAAGAAGTTGGTAGTCGCATCAGTGCTGGCAATGCTCCTCCTCGCAATGTCCGCAGGCGGGGGAGCCCGAGCCCCTAAGGTCTTCAAAATCGGTGGCCTGGCGTCTCTTCAATCGGGGTACGGCCAGTCCATGGTGAGCGGGGCAGGCCTCGCCATCGAGGAGATAAACGCGGCCGGCGGAGTGAACGGAGTGACATTCCAGATCGACTGGCAGGACACGGAAGGCAATGCAGCAATAGGCCGCACCGCTGCTCAGAAGCTTATCTTCGGGAGCAAGGTCGACGCGCTTCTCGGCTGCCACGCCAGCACCGTTGTGCTGGGCATCGAGGGGATGGTGAGGGACGCCAAGATACTCGAGATCGCCATGGGCAGTGCCACGCGTCTTACGGAACTCGGAAATCCCTGGATCGTGCGGGTTCGCGAACCTGACCAGCTGACATCCAGCGTCCTCGCGAACTATATGGTCGATGTCAAAGGCTACAACAAGATTGCTGTGTTCTTCATGAGCGAGCAGTACGGTGTCGGCGGAAAGGACAACCTGGTCGCAGCACTCAAGGCAAAAGGGATAACTCCTGTGGCCACTGTTGCCCACAACCCGCAGGACAAAGACTTCTCAAGCCAGCTCCTGAACATCAAGAGGTCGGGTGCCCAAGCCATGGCCATTTTCTCCGGCTTGCCTGACCTTGGCATCCTGGTCCGCCAGGCGCGGCAGCTCTGCCCTGAGGTGGAGATCTTCATGAGCAGCGTCGGCGCAACCAAGCCTTTCATGGACGTGGCCGGGCCCGCTGCTGACGGAACCTACGCAGTTGTCACGTTCACTGAAGACAATCCCGATCCCAAAGTGCAGCAATTCATCGCAAACCACAAGAAGAAGTATGGTGTTCCTCCATACGACTTCTTCGACCCACTAGCTTACGATGCAGTCTACATGCTCGCCGAGGCCATCCGGATCGCGGGTTCGACCGACCACGCCAAGGTTCGCGACGCCTTCATGACGATCAAAGGCTTCAAGGGCGCGACTGGGCTTACCTACGATGTCGCCCCGAACGGCGAGACAGTTCAGGAGCTTCTCCTGGTCAAGATCAACAACGGTAAACACGAGGTGATCCAGAGAGTAAGGGGCTAA
- a CDS encoding M20 family metallopeptidase, with protein sequence MTQITAAIIQARKNLHQLAETAFNETRTSSYVAGFLRDLDLPVRTGVAGTGVVAVVEGDSAGPTVALRSDMDALPVAEATGVEWASLTPGVMHACGHDTHMAMLLGAAMLLSEEARAGRLHGRVKLIFQPAEEYPGGADPMIREGVMDCPKVDRVIGMHVNPDLPVGQVGIKRGPVTAAMDQFTVVLTGRGGHAATPHNAVDALVAACEFVNGLQQIVSRKIDPLEPAIVSVGRLVSGTAFNIVAETAEIVGTVRTVTESTRDRIEAQIRARALALAQATGVAAEVTYSRGYPPVVNHEDMVLIARRACSRVVGAGDVVEVSSPSMVGEDFAYFARLVPGILIWLGAAPLSGERVPLHHPKFLVPEEVLETGARVLAEVALEALQY encoded by the coding sequence TTGACTCAGATAACGGCTGCGATAATCCAGGCGCGCAAGAACTTGCACCAGCTGGCCGAGACAGCTTTCAATGAGACCAGGACTTCTAGCTACGTGGCCGGCTTCCTCCGAGACCTCGACCTCCCGGTTAGAACCGGGGTTGCCGGAACAGGTGTAGTTGCGGTTGTAGAAGGTGACTCCGCAGGCCCGACCGTGGCGCTTCGGTCCGACATGGACGCCCTCCCCGTTGCCGAGGCCACCGGAGTCGAGTGGGCATCTCTCACCCCCGGGGTGATGCATGCATGTGGGCACGATACCCACATGGCGATGCTGTTGGGGGCAGCAATGCTTCTTTCGGAGGAGGCGCGTGCAGGCCGGCTTCACGGGCGAGTCAAGCTCATTTTCCAACCCGCCGAGGAGTATCCGGGCGGGGCAGATCCCATGATCCGCGAAGGAGTTATGGACTGCCCCAAGGTGGATCGGGTAATTGGGATGCACGTCAACCCGGATCTTCCCGTTGGGCAGGTGGGGATCAAGCGCGGCCCGGTGACGGCCGCGATGGACCAGTTCACCGTGGTCCTCACCGGCAGAGGGGGGCATGCAGCCACTCCTCACAATGCCGTGGACGCCCTGGTGGCAGCGTGCGAGTTCGTGAACGGGCTCCAGCAGATCGTGTCGCGGAAGATAGACCCTCTGGAACCGGCCATCGTGAGCGTGGGCCGGCTCGTGTCCGGGACAGCCTTCAACATCGTTGCGGAGACGGCCGAGATCGTAGGCACCGTGCGCACGGTTACAGAATCCACGAGGGATCGCATCGAGGCTCAGATCCGGGCGCGTGCCTTGGCCCTCGCACAGGCGACTGGGGTCGCCGCGGAGGTCACCTACTCCCGCGGTTACCCTCCTGTGGTGAACCACGAGGATATGGTCCTTATCGCACGTCGGGCGTGCTCCCGTGTGGTCGGCGCGGGGGACGTGGTCGAGGTCAGTTCTCCTTCCATGGTTGGGGAGGATTTCGCCTATTTCGCCCGGCTCGTGCCAGGCATACTCATCTGGCTTGGGGCGGCGCCGCTCTCTGGCGAGCGCGTGCCCCTTCACCACCCGAAGTTCCTGGTTCCCGAGGAGGTCCTGGAAACCGGAGCCAGGGTTCTCGCGGAGGTGGCGCTCGAAGCGCTTCAGTACTGA
- a CDS encoding aspartate/glutamate racemase family protein yields the protein MHVQPRILGLLHTTRLVIDLVHGEVQRELPEVRLVHVLDETLLIQFARVGGVNAEVRRKVVSMARSLEEAGAGAILVTCSSLGNVVYEARNFVEIPVMKVDEPMVEEAVARGGTVGVLATSISALRGTGELIEVVAGRAGRTRKVEVCDFLCADAAKRLEEGRDEFERYLAREALKASREVDILVVSQLSMTGLTRWLPDECSNVLTALPYAVNRLKPLMGQ from the coding sequence GTGCACGTGCAACCGCGGATTCTTGGGCTTCTGCACACTACAAGGCTTGTAATCGACTTGGTGCACGGCGAGGTCCAACGTGAACTGCCAGAGGTCCGCCTTGTGCATGTGTTGGATGAGACTCTACTTATCCAGTTCGCCAGAGTTGGGGGAGTGAACGCAGAAGTAAGAAGGAAGGTAGTCTCAATGGCCCGCTCCCTTGAGGAGGCGGGTGCCGGGGCGATCCTGGTTACGTGTTCGAGCCTGGGGAACGTGGTCTACGAAGCGCGAAACTTCGTGGAGATTCCAGTCATGAAGGTCGACGAACCCATGGTGGAAGAGGCTGTCGCCCGTGGCGGTACCGTGGGGGTCCTTGCGACGTCCATCTCGGCCTTGCGTGGAACGGGCGAACTCATAGAGGTGGTGGCGGGGAGGGCTGGCCGCACTCGGAAGGTGGAAGTCTGTGATTTCCTGTGCGCTGATGCAGCCAAGCGCTTGGAGGAAGGGAGGGATGAGTTCGAACGCTACCTGGCCAGGGAGGCGCTGAAGGCGTCACGCGAGGTAGATATCCTGGTGGTCTCCCAGCTTTCTATGACCGGACTCACCAGATGGCTTCCGGACGAATGCTCGAACGTACTTACTGCCCTGCCATACGCGGTCAACAGACTCAAGCCGCTCATGGGACAATAG
- a CDS encoding M20 family metallopeptidase, with protein sequence MSTAPIIDLQILRSRALSEAESKRALVREIGDTLHTNPEVAFEEHKSSEYLAEVLESSGFEVSRRYCGLPTSFKAWASGEGPGPTLALIAEYDALPVVGHGCGHNLIAAAAVVAAVALKPLLPEVAGQLVLIGAPAEESGGGKALLVERGGFDGVDAAMIVHPSHQSFVRLRSLAWEPVRISFRGKSSHASASPEKGINALNALIETFNSINALRQHVTSDVRIHGVITHGGEAPNVVPALATADFLIRAATVSYLKEVVEKVKRCAEGAALATGATLEFEITGPTYAPMKSNPPLEEAYARNMNTVGLCGRIEERTGGLGSTDVGNVSQVVPTVHPFFSISSTPIASHSIEFAQAAASDFAYDQTLRVAEAMALTCVDLWCDADLLARVKEAFARGGDDRTGYACR encoded by the coding sequence ATGAGCACTGCACCCATCATAGACTTACAGATTCTGAGGTCTCGCGCCCTTTCCGAAGCCGAGTCCAAGAGAGCGCTCGTGCGGGAGATCGGTGATACGCTGCACACGAACCCCGAGGTGGCATTCGAGGAACACAAGTCGTCGGAGTATCTCGCGGAAGTCCTCGAGTCATCAGGGTTTGAAGTATCGAGACGCTACTGCGGTTTGCCCACTAGCTTCAAGGCTTGGGCCTCGGGAGAGGGCCCAGGTCCCACACTAGCTCTCATAGCGGAGTACGACGCGCTTCCTGTGGTAGGTCACGGCTGCGGCCACAACCTGATAGCCGCGGCTGCCGTAGTGGCGGCTGTCGCCCTCAAGCCTCTTCTCCCTGAGGTAGCTGGCCAACTCGTGCTCATTGGTGCCCCGGCTGAAGAGTCCGGCGGCGGCAAGGCGCTCCTGGTCGAAAGAGGCGGCTTCGATGGGGTGGATGCAGCGATGATCGTTCACCCCAGCCATCAGTCTTTTGTGAGGCTTCGAAGCCTCGCGTGGGAGCCGGTGCGGATTAGTTTCCGGGGTAAGTCCTCTCACGCCTCTGCGAGTCCCGAGAAAGGGATCAACGCACTCAACGCACTCATTGAGACTTTCAATTCCATAAACGCCCTTCGCCAGCACGTCACCTCGGATGTAAGGATCCACGGAGTGATCACACACGGCGGTGAGGCACCCAATGTGGTTCCCGCGCTGGCCACTGCTGATTTCCTGATCAGAGCGGCCACCGTCAGCTACTTGAAGGAGGTCGTGGAGAAGGTGAAGCGGTGCGCAGAAGGGGCTGCGCTGGCAACTGGCGCCACACTTGAGTTCGAGATTACGGGTCCGACATACGCACCGATGAAGAGCAATCCGCCTCTTGAGGAGGCATATGCCCGGAACATGAACACTGTGGGCCTGTGCGGCAGAATCGAGGAGCGCACTGGGGGTCTGGGATCGACAGACGTGGGGAATGTGAGCCAGGTGGTGCCCACAGTCCATCCATTCTTCAGCATCAGCAGCACGCCGATTGCGTCCCACAGCATCGAATTCGCCCAGGCAGCAGCATCGGACTTCGCATACGACCAGACGCTGCGCGTTGCGGAGGCGATGGCATTGACCTGTGTGGACCTGTGGTGCGATGCCGATTTACTTGCCCGGGTTAAGGAAGCGTTTGCCAGAGGAGGGGATGACCGGACCGGATATGCCTGTCGATAG
- a CDS encoding ABC transporter substrate-binding protein, which translates to MVRRMCAMILGCLLILGMVGTAGFAAPKTVKIGVICPVTGPSSTFGTGVKDAIAIAEDKLKASGGINGMQVEFIVLDDRANPAEAVAAAERLIHREGVSVLLVPVMSSVVLAVMEVAEANQIPLVTSGATAESITQKGYKYIFRTCATNATQASTMVPYVMERFSPKTAAIIYENSDYGVSLKDNTTAALNAAGVKVVGTEHYMRESVDFRTQLTKLRAQKPDVLFMASITAEAVQIMRQRKELGWNDVKLVAFNGIGADTVQLAGDAAEGLLFISGFEANLPDPVVQGFASDWQKKYNKPINPTGAAAYNAILVILDSIGRGGSTPKGIRDAIAATKGFHGMGVEISFSPSGQAESSWIVIEVVKGERVIRKW; encoded by the coding sequence ATGGTTAGAAGAATGTGCGCTATGATTCTGGGCTGTCTACTCATCCTGGGCATGGTCGGAACGGCCGGATTCGCCGCTCCCAAGACGGTCAAGATAGGTGTCATATGTCCGGTGACGGGACCCTCGTCCACTTTCGGAACGGGAGTCAAGGATGCAATCGCCATCGCTGAGGACAAGCTCAAGGCGTCAGGCGGTATCAACGGCATGCAGGTCGAGTTCATTGTGCTCGACGATAGGGCGAACCCTGCAGAGGCGGTCGCCGCGGCCGAACGCCTCATCCACCGTGAGGGCGTGTCCGTCCTTCTGGTTCCCGTCATGAGCTCGGTGGTTCTCGCTGTCATGGAGGTGGCCGAGGCCAACCAGATCCCCCTCGTGACATCAGGCGCCACTGCAGAGAGCATCACTCAGAAAGGGTACAAGTACATCTTCAGAACCTGCGCCACAAACGCTACGCAGGCGTCCACCATGGTGCCTTACGTCATGGAGCGGTTCAGCCCCAAGACTGCCGCAATCATCTACGAGAACAGCGACTACGGTGTCAGCCTCAAGGACAACACCACTGCAGCCCTCAACGCCGCAGGTGTGAAGGTCGTCGGTACAGAGCACTATATGCGCGAATCAGTCGACTTCAGGACTCAGCTCACAAAGCTGAGGGCTCAGAAACCCGATGTGCTGTTCATGGCCTCCATCACCGCCGAAGCGGTCCAGATCATGCGGCAGCGCAAGGAACTTGGCTGGAACGATGTCAAGCTGGTGGCGTTCAACGGCATAGGCGCGGACACCGTCCAGCTCGCCGGAGACGCGGCTGAAGGCCTCCTCTTCATCAGTGGGTTCGAGGCCAACCTGCCGGACCCCGTCGTCCAGGGGTTCGCCAGCGACTGGCAGAAGAAGTACAACAAGCCCATCAACCCGACTGGTGCCGCCGCCTACAACGCAATACTGGTCATCCTGGACTCCATCGGAAGGGGCGGATCGACCCCGAAGGGCATCCGGGACGCCATCGCGGCGACCAAAGGATTCCACGGGATGGGTGTAGAGATCTCCTTTAGCCCGAGTGGGCAGGCCGAGTCATCCTGGATCGTGATCGAGGTGGTCAAAGGGGAGCGGGTCATCCGCAAGTGGTAA
- a CDS encoding branched-chain amino acid ABC transporter permease: MVLLQQIVNGLIIGGIYSLTAAGVALTYGVLQVLNLSQGDMYMVGAYIALALVVGPKLPYGLAVVAAFLGIALIGLVTERVALRPVRRSGTIYAYITTFAVSFILQNVAILVWTADPRLFPTRYTSVTLSVGGVSFTLQQLIVFIACWAIIGALYYLLRFTKMGLAIRSVSQSIDTASLMGIPVNRTISLTFALATGLAGVAGALIGPSLLVYPAMGSLTGMKIYAVILMGGLGNVFGATMAGFLLGAIEGVCAAFVGSTFRDVLPFVAIIAILLYKPSGLFTRSTS; this comes from the coding sequence GTGGTCCTGCTGCAGCAGATCGTCAATGGGTTGATCATAGGAGGCATCTACTCGCTGACCGCGGCGGGGGTGGCCCTCACATACGGGGTCTTGCAGGTGCTCAACCTGTCGCAGGGTGACATGTACATGGTGGGTGCGTATATCGCCCTGGCGCTCGTAGTTGGGCCCAAACTCCCTTACGGCCTGGCGGTAGTCGCCGCGTTTCTGGGAATAGCCCTGATAGGGCTGGTCACGGAGCGGGTGGCCCTCAGGCCGGTCAGGCGAAGCGGCACCATATACGCGTACATCACGACATTCGCAGTCTCGTTCATCCTGCAGAATGTCGCGATCCTCGTATGGACCGCCGACCCAAGGCTCTTCCCTACCAGGTACACGTCGGTCACGCTGTCCGTGGGCGGCGTGAGCTTCACTCTGCAGCAACTGATAGTCTTCATAGCGTGTTGGGCGATTATCGGCGCCTTGTACTACTTGCTCAGGTTCACCAAAATGGGCCTTGCCATCAGATCAGTGTCGCAGAGCATAGACACTGCGAGCCTGATGGGGATTCCGGTGAACCGCACGATCTCCCTGACATTCGCGCTTGCGACCGGGCTTGCGGGTGTCGCAGGGGCCCTGATCGGCCCGAGCCTTCTGGTCTACCCGGCCATGGGCTCGCTTACTGGGATGAAGATATATGCGGTGATTCTCATGGGTGGGCTGGGCAATGTGTTCGGGGCCACTATGGCGGGATTTCTCTTGGGCGCCATCGAGGGAGTGTGTGCCGCTTTCGTGGGGTCAACTTTCCGCGACGTGCTGCCGTTCGTGGCCATCATCGCCATTCTTCTATACAAACCGAGCGGTCTCTTCACGCGGTCAACCAGTTAG
- a CDS encoding branched-chain amino acid ABC transporter permease, translated as MEQARAKRSFPRVGVALLILVLLFVPRVVSNPYSLHILIASGLAVILASSFNLVTGFTGQPVFGMAAFYAVGAYTSALLAIKFKLAFWVTLPIAGLVAAVLGVVIGLPSLRLKKFFLAITTIAFGEVVRLTLLNWVGVTRGPMGVTGIPAPAPIWLPIIGRVVFNNKVNYYYLMLGLVVFVVACISSIMNSPVGRAFLATRDDEDAAQTCGIDTRFYKILSFTLAAGFTGMAGAFYAHYFRYISPNSFGFTESAMAVTTALVGGLRTIAGPIVGGVLLTAVPEFLRSLADYRLIIYGGTLLLTLAFWPNGIVGGITSTVSRMQERASSRAIGGKAR; from the coding sequence ATGGAACAGGCGCGTGCAAAACGGTCATTTCCTCGGGTGGGAGTCGCGCTTCTTATCCTTGTGCTCCTTTTCGTCCCGAGGGTAGTGTCTAACCCCTACTCGCTGCACATCCTCATAGCTTCTGGCCTTGCCGTGATCCTGGCGTCCAGCTTCAACCTGGTTACCGGGTTCACGGGGCAGCCAGTGTTCGGGATGGCGGCATTCTATGCTGTGGGAGCATATACCTCTGCTCTGCTTGCGATCAAGTTCAAGTTGGCTTTCTGGGTGACTCTCCCCATTGCCGGACTGGTCGCTGCGGTCCTGGGAGTGGTGATCGGCCTTCCAAGTCTCCGCCTGAAGAAGTTTTTCCTGGCAATCACCACGATCGCTTTCGGCGAGGTGGTGCGCCTGACCCTCCTCAACTGGGTTGGAGTCACCCGCGGTCCGATGGGGGTTACGGGAATACCAGCACCCGCACCGATCTGGCTTCCCATCATCGGGCGGGTCGTGTTCAACAACAAGGTGAACTACTACTACCTGATGCTGGGCCTGGTGGTGTTCGTCGTGGCGTGCATATCCAGCATCATGAACTCCCCCGTGGGCCGGGCTTTCCTTGCCACACGTGATGACGAAGATGCCGCCCAGACGTGCGGGATTGACACGAGGTTCTACAAGATCCTGTCGTTCACATTGGCCGCGGGGTTCACCGGGATGGCCGGGGCTTTCTATGCCCACTATTTCCGGTACATCAGCCCCAACAGCTTCGGATTCACGGAGTCGGCCATGGCGGTTACCACTGCCCTCGTGGGGGGCCTGCGGACCATAGCCGGGCCGATCGTGGGTGGGGTTCTCCTCACCGCAGTGCCCGAGTTCCTTCGCTCCCTCGCTGACTACCGGCTGATCATCTACGGCGGGACTCTTCTTCTGACCCTCGCGTTCTGGCCCAACGGGATCGTCGGGGGTATAACGAGCACTGTGAGCCGGATGCAGGAGCGGGCATCCTCCCGCGCGATAGGGGGGAAAGCACGATGA
- a CDS encoding ABC transporter ATP-binding protein produces MSLLETTAVSKRFGGLTAVNEVDLKLGQNEILAVIGPNGAGKTTFFNCITGVLPVTSGKVMFDGMDITDEKPWTIARLGISRTYQNIRLFGKATVLDNVRIGHHKHIRSGFWASLLKTPAMRAEERAITERCREILEFVGLTHNLTDLAENLSYGDQRRLEIARVLAMKPKVVLLDEPTAGMNPDETLRTCALIESIRDMGVSILIIEHDMNVVMGISDRIVVLNYGAKIAEGTPEEIRGNEQVIEAYLGKEGE; encoded by the coding sequence ATGAGTCTTCTGGAAACGACTGCAGTGTCCAAACGATTCGGCGGGCTCACTGCCGTGAACGAGGTCGACCTCAAGCTTGGGCAGAACGAGATCCTGGCGGTCATCGGCCCGAACGGGGCCGGGAAGACCACCTTCTTCAACTGCATCACGGGAGTGCTCCCAGTGACGTCAGGCAAAGTCATGTTCGATGGGATGGACATCACTGACGAGAAGCCGTGGACCATTGCGAGACTGGGAATATCCCGCACTTACCAGAACATCAGGCTCTTCGGCAAGGCGACCGTCCTCGACAATGTGAGAATAGGACACCACAAGCACATCAGGTCGGGATTCTGGGCCTCGCTTCTCAAGACTCCTGCCATGAGGGCTGAAGAACGGGCCATAACAGAAAGGTGCCGGGAGATCCTGGAGTTTGTCGGCCTTACGCACAACCTGACAGACCTGGCGGAGAACCTCTCCTACGGCGACCAAAGGCGCCTCGAAATTGCCCGGGTCCTTGCGATGAAGCCCAAAGTCGTGCTGCTCGATGAGCCCACTGCGGGGATGAACCCTGATGAGACCTTGAGGACTTGTGCATTGATAGAGTCCATCAGGGACATGGGCGTCAGCATCCTCATAATCGAGCACGACATGAACGTGGTCATGGGCATATCCGACAGGATTGTCGTGCTGAACTACGGGGCCAAGATCGCCGAAGGCACCCCTGAGGAGATCAGAGGCAACGAACAGGTCATCGAAGCCTACCTCGGGAAGGAGGGCGAGTGA
- a CDS encoding ABC transporter ATP-binding protein, giving the protein MLKLSNVEVHYGNIRALKDVSLEVHEGEIVCLLGSNGAGKTTTLRCISGLLRPSRGEVIFQGKRISGISPDRIVAMGVAHTPEGRAIFPQFTVYENLLAGAYLRNDRSGIQQDVERMFNKFPRLGERRAQLGGSLSGGEQQMLAIARTMMSRPKLILLDEPSMGLAPVLVNEVFEMIRDLHSEGTTVLLVEQNARKALAVADRGYLLETGRITLADTAQKLLADKRMIEGYLGGSGYRRKAAATKGSDRAS; this is encoded by the coding sequence ATGCTCAAGCTTTCCAACGTGGAGGTTCACTACGGGAACATCCGCGCCCTCAAAGACGTGAGCCTCGAGGTCCACGAGGGTGAGATCGTCTGCTTGCTGGGCAGCAACGGGGCTGGAAAGACCACAACCCTCAGGTGTATCTCCGGCCTGCTAAGACCGTCCAGGGGGGAAGTGATCTTCCAGGGCAAGCGCATCAGCGGCATAAGCCCCGACAGGATTGTGGCGATGGGTGTCGCCCATACCCCTGAGGGAAGAGCGATCTTCCCACAGTTCACCGTGTACGAGAACCTTCTCGCCGGCGCTTACCTCAGAAATGATAGGAGCGGTATCCAACAGGACGTAGAGAGGATGTTCAACAAATTCCCTAGGCTGGGAGAGCGCAGGGCGCAGCTTGGAGGAAGCCTGTCAGGTGGAGAGCAGCAGATGTTGGCCATCGCCAGGACTATGATGTCCAGGCCCAAGCTGATCCTCCTGGATGAGCCGTCCATGGGGCTTGCGCCGGTGTTGGTGAACGAGGTCTTCGAGATGATCCGGGATCTTCACAGCGAGGGCACCACCGTTCTCCTGGTGGAGCAGAACGCCAGAAAGGCATTGGCCGTTGCAGACAGAGGCTACTTACTGGAGACCGGGCGCATAACCCTTGCTGACACCGCACAAAAGCTTCTCGCCGATAAGAGAATGATCGAAGGCTACCTGGGCGGGTCGGGGTACCGGCGAAA